A genomic segment from Pangasianodon hypophthalmus isolate fPanHyp1 chromosome 25, fPanHyp1.pri, whole genome shotgun sequence encodes:
- the LOC113546690 gene encoding CD59 glycoprotein: MKVFLQVSVVFVLALIGLGSAIKCYECEDYTGKCSHTVNCAGQNDGCLTLKERNGKIYRQCIRFSDCQTSVLGSMFPQVGSFEHRCCSQDLCNGASVSTARTSVITLLLSLALFWWCIF; the protein is encoded by the exons ATGAAAGTTTTTTTGCAAGTGAGCGTGGTATTTGTTCTGGCCCTTATTGGCCTGG GCTCTGCTATTAAGTGTTACGAATGTGAAGACTACACTGGCAAATGCAGTCACACCGTTAACTGCGCTGGCCAAAACGATGGCTGCCTGacactgaaagaaagaa ATGGGAAAATATACAGGCAGTGTATCCGGTTTTCAGACTGTCAAACCAGTGTGCTTGGTTCCATGTTTCCCCAAGTGGGCAGCTTCGAACACAGGTGCTGCAGCCAAGACTTGTGTAATGGTGCATCCGTGAGCACAGCCAGGACTTCAGTGATCACCTTGCTTCTTTCCCTGGCTCTGTTCTGGTGGTGCATCTTTTAA